In one window of Zingiber officinale cultivar Zhangliang chromosome 11A, Zo_v1.1, whole genome shotgun sequence DNA:
- the LOC122031176 gene encoding phragmoplastin DRP1E-like isoform X2, with translation MESLIGLVNKIQRACTSLGDFGDADGKGVGLPTLWESLPSVAVVGGQSSGKSSVLESFVGRDFLPRGSGIVTRRPLVLQLHKMEEGQVEYAEFLHLPNRRFTDFSLVRKEIEDETDRVTGKTKQISPHPIHLSIYSPSVVNLTLIDLPGLTKVAVEGQPDSIVQDIENMVHSYVAKPNCIILAISPANQDIATSDAMKLAREVDPTGERTFGVLTKLDLMDKGTNALDVLEGRSFRLQRPWVGVVNRSQADINRNVDMILSRRKEREYFATSPDYSHLASRMGSEYLAALLSKHLESVIKSRIPSITSSINQTIDELEAEMNHIGRPVAVDAGLYTILELCRAFDKVFKEHLDGGRPGGDRIYGVFDNQLPAALKKLPFDRYLSLQNVKKVVSEADGYQPHLIAPEQGYRRLIERGLAYFRGPAEASVDAVHFVLKELVRQSIGETQELKRFPTLQSELAAACYEALERFREDSRKTSIRLVDMEASYLTVDFFRKLPLEVERGTGPAGTNPSTNNPPGVTPASNKHPGANSAAATIDRYGDGHFRRIGSNVSAYISMVSETLRNTIPKAAVYCQVREAKRSLLNHFYTKVGKTEGDHLAKLLDEDPALMERRLQCAKRLELYKSARDDIESVSWSR, from the exons ATGGAGAGCTTGATCGGATTGGTGAACAAGATTCAAAGAGCGTGCACGTCGCTTGGCGACTTCGGCGATGCCGATGGGAAAGGCGTCGGATTGCCCACTCTGTGGGAGTCGCTTCCCTCCGTGGCCGTCGTCGGAGGACAG AGCTCGGGGAAGTCCTCGGTGTTGGAGAGTTTTGTCGGTCGTGATTTCCTTCCTCGTGGTTCTG GCATCGTGACCAGAAGGCCTTTAGTGCTACAGCTGCACAAGATGGAAGAAGGACAAGTGGAATATGCCGAATTTCTTCACCTGCCAAATAGGAGATTCACGGACTTTT CTCTTGTGCGCAAGGAAATTGAGGATGAAACAGACAGGGTAACTGGAAAAACAAAGCAAATATCTCCGCATCCAATTCATCTCAGCATTTATTCGCCAAGTG TTGTGAATTTAACCTTGATTGATCTCCCTGGGCTTACAAAAGTTGCTGTTG AGGGTCAGCCAGATAGTATTGTTCAGGACATCGAGAATATGGTTCATTCATACGTTGCCAAG CCCAACTGTATTATACTGGCTATATCCCCTGCCAATCAAGATATTGCAACTTCTGATGCGATGAAGCTTGCTAGGGAAGTCGATCCAACAG GGGAAAGGACATTTGGAGTTTTAACAAAGCTAGATCTGATGGACAAAGGGACAAATGCTCTAGAT GTTCTTGAAGGAAGGTCATTTCGGCTACAACGCCCATGGGTCGGGGTAGTTAATCGTTCACAGGCTGATATTAACAGGAATGTAGATATGATTCTTTCTAGGAGAAAAGAACGTGAATATTTTGCAACTAGCCCTGACTATTCACATTTAGCCAGTAGAATGGGCTCTGAGTACCTTGCGGCACTCCTTTCAAAG CATCTAGAATCTGTAATCAAATCTCGTATTCCAAGCATCACATCCTCAATTAACCAGACCATAGATGAACTTGAGGCTGAGATGAACCATATTGGTAGGCCTGTTGCTGTGGATGCAGGG TTGTACACTATACTGGAACTCTGCCGAGCTTTTGATAAAGTATTCAAAGAACATTTGGATGGAGG ACGACCTGGAGGTGATAGGATTTATGGTGTATTTGACAATCAACTCCCTGCTGCTTTGAAAAAGCTTCCTTTTGACCGCTACCTGTCTTTGCAAAATGTCAAGAAAGTGGTCTCGGAAGCTGATGGTTATCAGCCACACTTAATTGCTCCTGAGCAAGGTTATCGGCGTCTAATTGAAAGAGGACTTGCTTACTTTCGAGGCCCAGCTGAAGCCTCCGTTGATGCT GTGCACTTTGTCTTAAAGGAGCTTGTAAGGCAATCAATAGGAGAGACTCAG GAGTTGAAAAGATTCCCCACCTTGCAATCAGAATTGGCTGCAGCATGCTATGAAGCCTTGGAAAGATTCCGTGAAGATAGTCGAAAGACTTCAATAAGGCTTGTTGACATGGAAGCATCATACTTGACAGTTGATTTCTTCCGCAAGCTCCCACTGGAGGTAGAAAGGGGTACTGGCCCTGCTGGTACTAATCCTTCTACCAATAATCCTCCTGGTGTTACTCCTGCCAGCAATAAGCATCCTGGAGCTAATTCTGCTGCTGCTACAATTGATCGTTATGGTGATGGGCATTTCAGGAGGATAGGATCAAATGTGTCAGCCTACATTAGCATGGTATCAGAAACACTCCGAAACACTATCCCGAAAGCTGCGGTTTACTGTCAAGTCCGAGAAGCAAAACGATCCCTGCTCAATCATTTCTATACAAAAGTGGGGAAAACAGAG GGAGACCACCTCGCAAAGCTTTTGGATGAGGATCCGGCTTTGATGGAGCGCAGGCTGCAATGCGCAAAGAGGCTTGAATTGTACAAATCTGCAAGGGATGACATTGAGTCCGTTTCCTGGAGCAGGTGA
- the LOC122031176 gene encoding phragmoplastin DRP1E-like isoform X1 has protein sequence MESLIGLVNKIQRACTSLGDFGDADGKGVGLPTLWESLPSVAVVGGQSSGKSSVLESFVGRDFLPRGSGIVTRRPLVLQLHKMEEGQVEYAEFLHLPNRRFTDFSLVRKEIEDETDRVTGKTKQISPHPIHLSIYSPSVVNLTLIDLPGLTKVAVEGQPDSIVQDIENMVHSYVAKPNCIILAISPANQDIATSDAMKLAREVDPTGERTFGVLTKLDLMDKGTNALDVLEGRSFRLQRPWVGVVNRSQADINRNVDMILSRRKEREYFATSPDYSHLASRMGSEYLAALLSKHLESVIKSRIPSITSSINQTIDELEAEMNHIGRPVAVDAGAQLYTILELCRAFDKVFKEHLDGGRPGGDRIYGVFDNQLPAALKKLPFDRYLSLQNVKKVVSEADGYQPHLIAPEQGYRRLIERGLAYFRGPAEASVDAVHFVLKELVRQSIGETQELKRFPTLQSELAAACYEALERFREDSRKTSIRLVDMEASYLTVDFFRKLPLEVERGTGPAGTNPSTNNPPGVTPASNKHPGANSAAATIDRYGDGHFRRIGSNVSAYISMVSETLRNTIPKAAVYCQVREAKRSLLNHFYTKVGKTEGDHLAKLLDEDPALMERRLQCAKRLELYKSARDDIESVSWSR, from the exons ATGGAGAGCTTGATCGGATTGGTGAACAAGATTCAAAGAGCGTGCACGTCGCTTGGCGACTTCGGCGATGCCGATGGGAAAGGCGTCGGATTGCCCACTCTGTGGGAGTCGCTTCCCTCCGTGGCCGTCGTCGGAGGACAG AGCTCGGGGAAGTCCTCGGTGTTGGAGAGTTTTGTCGGTCGTGATTTCCTTCCTCGTGGTTCTG GCATCGTGACCAGAAGGCCTTTAGTGCTACAGCTGCACAAGATGGAAGAAGGACAAGTGGAATATGCCGAATTTCTTCACCTGCCAAATAGGAGATTCACGGACTTTT CTCTTGTGCGCAAGGAAATTGAGGATGAAACAGACAGGGTAACTGGAAAAACAAAGCAAATATCTCCGCATCCAATTCATCTCAGCATTTATTCGCCAAGTG TTGTGAATTTAACCTTGATTGATCTCCCTGGGCTTACAAAAGTTGCTGTTG AGGGTCAGCCAGATAGTATTGTTCAGGACATCGAGAATATGGTTCATTCATACGTTGCCAAG CCCAACTGTATTATACTGGCTATATCCCCTGCCAATCAAGATATTGCAACTTCTGATGCGATGAAGCTTGCTAGGGAAGTCGATCCAACAG GGGAAAGGACATTTGGAGTTTTAACAAAGCTAGATCTGATGGACAAAGGGACAAATGCTCTAGAT GTTCTTGAAGGAAGGTCATTTCGGCTACAACGCCCATGGGTCGGGGTAGTTAATCGTTCACAGGCTGATATTAACAGGAATGTAGATATGATTCTTTCTAGGAGAAAAGAACGTGAATATTTTGCAACTAGCCCTGACTATTCACATTTAGCCAGTAGAATGGGCTCTGAGTACCTTGCGGCACTCCTTTCAAAG CATCTAGAATCTGTAATCAAATCTCGTATTCCAAGCATCACATCCTCAATTAACCAGACCATAGATGAACTTGAGGCTGAGATGAACCATATTGGTAGGCCTGTTGCTGTGGATGCAGGG GCTCAGTTGTACACTATACTGGAACTCTGCCGAGCTTTTGATAAAGTATTCAAAGAACATTTGGATGGAGG ACGACCTGGAGGTGATAGGATTTATGGTGTATTTGACAATCAACTCCCTGCTGCTTTGAAAAAGCTTCCTTTTGACCGCTACCTGTCTTTGCAAAATGTCAAGAAAGTGGTCTCGGAAGCTGATGGTTATCAGCCACACTTAATTGCTCCTGAGCAAGGTTATCGGCGTCTAATTGAAAGAGGACTTGCTTACTTTCGAGGCCCAGCTGAAGCCTCCGTTGATGCT GTGCACTTTGTCTTAAAGGAGCTTGTAAGGCAATCAATAGGAGAGACTCAG GAGTTGAAAAGATTCCCCACCTTGCAATCAGAATTGGCTGCAGCATGCTATGAAGCCTTGGAAAGATTCCGTGAAGATAGTCGAAAGACTTCAATAAGGCTTGTTGACATGGAAGCATCATACTTGACAGTTGATTTCTTCCGCAAGCTCCCACTGGAGGTAGAAAGGGGTACTGGCCCTGCTGGTACTAATCCTTCTACCAATAATCCTCCTGGTGTTACTCCTGCCAGCAATAAGCATCCTGGAGCTAATTCTGCTGCTGCTACAATTGATCGTTATGGTGATGGGCATTTCAGGAGGATAGGATCAAATGTGTCAGCCTACATTAGCATGGTATCAGAAACACTCCGAAACACTATCCCGAAAGCTGCGGTTTACTGTCAAGTCCGAGAAGCAAAACGATCCCTGCTCAATCATTTCTATACAAAAGTGGGGAAAACAGAG GGAGACCACCTCGCAAAGCTTTTGGATGAGGATCCGGCTTTGATGGAGCGCAGGCTGCAATGCGCAAAGAGGCTTGAATTGTACAAATCTGCAAGGGATGACATTGAGTCCGTTTCCTGGAGCAGGTGA